DNA from Corvus moneduloides isolate bCorMon1 chromosome 8, bCorMon1.pri, whole genome shotgun sequence:
AGGTGTTCTCCATCTGCCCCTTTCCACACCAGGAAGGTACAGGAGTCAGGGACCCTGGGAACTGGGGATATGCTGGGGACATTGGGAGGTGGCCAGGAGAAGGCCGCCCCTGTTAGTCTTTCCTGTTGGAgagggctgctctgggcagagTGGGTAGAGGGGGGCAACCCCAGGCCAGCCCCCAGGGTCCTGTTGTCTTCACCTGGGAAGGAGTGGATCCTTGTGCCATGAATAAACTTGCCATCTCCTCTCTGTGTCTGCAGTCTTGTCTGTGCAAGGCCCCCGCActgtctctgctcccagcaaaaACAACATGGCACGGGTGTTTGGCAACATGGTTTACTCAGCTGAGgcctgtgcaggcagcagcacaaggcaggGTCACAGCAAGGCACGGGACCCGGTGCAGGCAGAGActggcagggagggcacagcccctgcagccctgcactgggCGGTGAGGGCTCCCGGGAcccctgtgccacagccagCCAGACCGCACCGGGGGTGAAGGTGAGCGTGTAGTGGGGAGATGAAGGATGCATGTGGGGGGCAAGATGGGGAACTGTGtgccccctgcctgccccttcGCCATACCTCtatcccctcctgccctgcccaggccccctgctccagccctggcaccccaCGCAGCCCTGCTCATGTCCCTCATTCCAGGCTCCAGCTGACCCTTCTCCTTGCTCACCGTTGTACCAATCTCCACCAGAGTGCAGCAGACACATGCCAGGCTGGGCACTCCCCAGTCCCCCTTggtggggatgctgctgctgatgtCCCCAAGGCAGTGGGTGGGTGCATTGGCACAGGGATGAGGGGAGCACAACCCATTGGCTGGCCCTGAGAGCAAGCTGGGTTCTTTGGGGACAAAACGTCACCCTACCCTGGGCATACAGGGAGATGGCCAGTCACCCAGAGCTGAGGGTGCAGGCCACAGGGTGCCTGGGGTGCCCACCCTGCCTCCGGACCAGGGCAGGAAAGTGAGCCAGGAGCTACCCCTCTGGGGGCACGTGGTTCAGTCAGCAGCTTCCAGCCAAGGCACCCTGGCAGTGGGGTCAGAGACCAGCCTCTACCCCCCTGCTCCATCCTCTGCAACTGGCTAGCAGCCCTAGTGGTCCACAGTCTTcctggggggcagaggggccAAGCCCCTGTCACActgtccttctgctgctccagcaagTGCCAGGGCTACAGCCAGAAAGGGAAGGCACCACGGCTGCCCCAGGGCACTTGGGTGGAGAGCGGAGGGTTCCATCCCCTCCAGCGGCAGGGGTTGGCAGGAGGACACTTGGAGGGAACGAAGGGCAGGGAGgcacccagcagtgccacatcccttctccagggccagcagggccagccaGTGCCCAAGTAGGGGGGTCCCTGCTCTGGTGGGAGGGGATGCGGGGCACCATCATGCTGTCAGGCTGTGGGCAGACTTGGAGGCGCCCTGGGCCCTCTGGATGATGGCCGTGCACTTCTCCCGCCGCAGCAGCTTGTTGTTCTCAAAGAAGCCCTCGTTGCGGGGCACGCCGTGGGAGCCATCGGGGAAGGTCAGGAGacctggggaggggagggaagggctggaagtgAAGAGGCAGGGAGCCGCGCCGACCGCAGATGGggccagggaaggagggacgaagtgggagatgctggaaggggctgtgctgagcaggggcCGTGCAGATGCCTGCACCATGCCACCAGCACTCACCGAAGCCATACACGCGCCCGCCTTTGAACTCGCCCTCAAAGGTCATGTTGTCACAGCGGGTGAAGACTCCAACGCCACTGAACTTGCCCTGCACAAACTCCCCCTCATACCTGTGTGGGAGGATGtcctgaggcagctgctccccacgGCAAGTGGGAATGCCTGAGGAGGTGTATGCAGGAGtggggtgctcacctggagccATCAGAGAAGGTGAGCACGCCGCAGCCGTGGAAGAGCCCGTTCTCAAAGTGCCCCACGTAAGTAGTGCCATCAGAAAACGTCAGCTGCCCGATGCCGTGCCTGCGACCTAGGTGAGAGCAGAAATGGGCAGCACTGGACAGAGGCAGGACCTGCCCCAGCGTGGAGCTGGGCAGAGATGCGGGGTTTGCTTGTACCCCAGCACGGGTGGCACC
Protein-coding regions in this window:
- the MORN4 gene encoding MORN repeat-containing protein 4 isoform X2 translates to MTLTKGSFTYSNGEEYRGEWKEGRRHGIGQLTFSDGTTYVGHFENGLFHGCGVLTFSDGSRYEGEFVQGKFSGVGVFTRCDNMTFEGEFKGGRVYGFGLLTFPDGSHGVPRNEGFFENNKLLRREKCTAIIQRAQGASKSAHSLTA
- the MORN4 gene encoding MORN repeat-containing protein 4 isoform X1; the encoded protein is MQGLWASRAALPAQQLSVPLPASSCPAVPKAVAMTLTKGSFTYSNGEEYRGEWKEGRRHGIGQLTFSDGTTYVGHFENGLFHGCGVLTFSDGSRYEGEFVQGKFSGVGVFTRCDNMTFEGEFKGGRVYGFGLLTFPDGSHGVPRNEGFFENNKLLRREKCTAIIQRAQGASKSAHSLTA